The genomic segment CATAGAAGTAGCAATAGATACACATAGTGTCAATTATGATCAAAGTAAAGGCGAACAAATTGCAATAAATGCTGATGGAGATACAAACATTGATCAAGAAGATGATGAAAAGACATTTGACAAGTATTTTAAAGAATccagatatataaataaataatttatctaccttagatgtattatatattataaattttatattgcaGTAATCTTATGGATAAAACAGTATTACAATCTTCTCGTGCATTACCAAACTGTTCTAATTATGGAATTGGTATTTTCCAAGATGGAGaattacatataacgccattaaAAGGAATTATTCAGTTGCGTCCAGAGTTTAATTATCTAGATAAAGGTGATAAACGTGTAAGAGATGATGCCAAAAATATGGGTGAAGGTGACATCTGATTAAGATTCTAttggtttaatttaatttgattgaAATATCTTCTTAATGATGGTaatctttaatatatatagattatgaagaggaagaagaaggtcCAAAACAAGTCAATGTAACCTTTGCTAGACAAAAGCCTGAGTTTATGAAAAAGATGCAGGAGCAATCTTTTCAACATCATACCAAAAAAAGTTTAGAAGAAAGATGGATTCATACAAATTATGTTCCAGTAAATGGCGCTCAGGCAGaggttaatattttatctttagttgaatttattactgaaatattatattagacATTTATTagagatatatattttcagcTTACACGATTAGAAATGTTTTGTTCTGCTACTGATGAAACTGTAAATACGTTGAATATATCAACTGAACAATATATAGATCTGTTAGCACCACGAATAAAAGATGAATCGAAATCAGATATTGCTAATCCAACTACATCTCTCAATTATATTAGAACTTTACCTCTTCTTGATCAAGTTAAAACACTCATGAAAGATGGTTAGTATCTTCAAGATCtatctgtatttattttaagttACTATGTagtaatgataaaaatttgttttacagCCAAAGTAATATCCTTTGCACAGTTGAGGTTAATTTTATCACCAGATCAGGAAACAACagctattttaaaatatttgcaacagGTAGCAGTTTTAGTACAGGGAAATTGGGTCGTAAGTAGCGAACTTCTGTATCCAAAGGATAGTATATCATCACACAATGGTATTCCTGCTGAACTTATGTGTAGAGCTAGGGATTATGTTGTAAGTgttatgtttattaaataatttatgaaaacagattatatagaatattatactAGCGACTGCGCAATTTCAGTTATTGTCATTTACGGAACACGAATTCCTAAACCGAAAAACAATTTCATCTGTTATTAAATTGCCTCCtgatgaaattaaagaaatatttacaaatttagcAGTACATGAACCTAAGAAAGGATGGCATTTAGTCATTCCACCTACTAAAGAATTTATTGAAAGGTattaagataatttttatcttagaaataagaaatatcaaatttttctactTCATTTGCTAAATCTAATTCATTCGATAGGTATCCTGAAATTGCACAAAGACAAGAAATGTTTTGGGAAGCAAAACGAAAACATCTCCGCGAAGCTATGGAAGTTCACAATCAAATTCCACAACGTCAAAGACGGAAATCAAACAGAGAATCTGTTGGATctgaaaatgaagaaagaaatgtGGGACGTGGACGGAAAACGTTAAGAGATTCTTCAATGTCCGATAATGATAGTGTAATGGAACCagtaaaacataaaaaaactATTCGATCCCGCAAAGCATCTGAAACCACGTGACCAAAGTTGATGCGTGATTAACATTAACTAACATATTCCTATACATTGTtgatatattgaaaattgtgaaaaattCATCTGGATTATGTTATTACAACATATTTGTTTAGATTCACTGccaaaattttacgatatatttgtatttttaaattatttaagtaaaatattctcTAGTCTCAGTTGACTGGTCTAACAAACGATAATACAGAGTCCAAAAATGAATcaaaaatttcatgaaatgaaatgtaaagaaattttacacCTTATTGCCGTATCTGTTTATTTAAAAGGTATGCCTTTGGTTTCTGTATGTCgtgcataatataaaatttagttCAGTTTAACTGTTTATTGAAAGATATGGATAAACAACAAATATTTGCATGGTGATCatggaaaatttgtttgtaaaTGTTACACTATCGACAATGAATGAATAGCGTAATATAACAgaattgtagaaaatattcactTATTATTTCCAATAGTTCCAGCACATCGTTGATCGATGAGGCATTGAAAGCATTGACTGAGAAATGACtgatgttttttattttattaaaaatattttttacgaatgaaaatagtataatatgaaatcataaataatattaagtaGGAacctttgtataaaatattaaaatgtgaaataaaatatgtacgttATTTATTACTGTAATGTTCGATGTGTACATATTTGTAGCTGAAAAAACATTATTATGAATTCTTTGCGTCTTCCATCTATTCTAGTTTATTGTTTAGACGGTATTGTATAAACTACtaatttttactttgtttcaatttctatatttaaatatttgtacagaTAACCAGTAGATACTGAAGAAAAACAGTGTTATATggttttatattgatattatattttaaaagttattCCTCAATTACGTAAAAAGTAGTATTTGTGTAAAAACAGGAAACACTAATAAAAGTTAATGCAGCTATGTAAACATCTAATTAATCTGCAAGCATCTAATTACATCACAAACATTATgtaatctttctatttttatctctttttgTATCCTTCTTTCTATGTAGCATATTTATCATAaaacattatttcattttttcgaagaaaattatattttaaagagtttttaatttatttacgtaTTCAGTTTTGATTTCAGATGTCTTACCTACATTTCAAGTCTTACTCACTCCTGGAGTCTTTACAAAGATCATGCTTTTCGAAAtcaacaacaaaaaaaaaaaaaaggaaaaaaatttaGACATATCTCTTcaagaataaatttcaaaattaacaaGGTAGCACGCTATGGATTTTAATTCCTCGTATTTGCATATCGCAGAACGTTAACATAAGTTATTCTCGTGAATAGAAAGAATGCCGTCTATGCATAAAGGTGACGGTCATTCACCTGAACTACTAGCAATTATTGCAATGTAAGATATCTAAAGAAGAAACTGACAGAACCAAGCAGAACGAATAAATGCCTGCAGTTGGCAGACTAAAGTTCACCTTCCGCCTAATTACGATTTTCATCTCGTTCTCCtcgtttttctcattttcccCTTTAATGGTCCATTTGCGTACTACAGGGGCGGAACGGAGGGCGAACACACTTTCTCCTACAGGTCTGACAGCTGGTGAAAGTATTTCTTACGCTTTTATACGGCCGGAGCACCCAAATATCTGTTACTCTATCAGTACCACGCCTCcctataaatgataaattcattttcaaGCAATTCATTGAAAGATTATGATATAATACAATCGTCataaacgatattatatttactcattgaaattaattagaatatttcaatcaagatttaataagaaatttttacattacgtattaattgtttaattattaattaatagtaTTTATGTCGATATTCTTTCGACATTTCTGTCATGAAAAAATGTAGTTAAACTGACAGCAACGTGAAAGTTGAAGATTTGAGATCAAATGTTCGATGATGTACAATGAAAAGGCTAAAGGAGCGATTCATCGAGAACAATGAGGAGTTAATACATTGTTTAACTATAACGGTGTGCGGTACATTCATATACGGAAAAcgcattttattctttaactTGGCGATCTAAATTCAGTTGCAGTTAGTAGAAACCGGTTTGATATCTGAAAAAAGTCAATTCTCTTTGACGAGGTCAATTTTCTAAGGAACGAACGCACCAGGGTTtgaagtatacatatatgtaactgGAAATGAACAGAATTCACTGTTGGATATGTTATCCATGAAGAACAAAGTAGATACGAAACGTGTGGGTGAAACTTGTTTCAGCCGAAGAGTAGTTTCAAACATAATACTAATTGCTCGATCGAACGAATTATTGCGACACACATTTGAACTAGAATTTAAgcaagaaaaatatcaaaagtttcGTTAACATGTATACTTTGATGAATTGTGACAAAGATAATGTTTGGATCAAGTCTATGAACATGAAATGTGCCAAGTACACACATGCAAGTATACAAGTATAGCTATACCGAAAACTACACACTTCGTTaacaagaaaaggaaaagttaCAGTATGAAAAACAAGGAGAGGCAAAGAAGTGAATGACGGCCGAATCTTGGAGGGATCTCGTCTATCACATCAATCGAAAGGAATCATTCCTCGATTTCCGTCAAGTGAAAACAATGACCTTCGATAGGCGTCTCTGCAAGAAAGAAAGTCCACGCGATCCGTTTCCATACgatttcaataaattacaCGCTAAACAGTGCGTTGAATTCAAGGGGGAGAGGCGATTCACGCTGCCGAAGAGTCAAGAAATCGAAGGAAAGAGATCGAAAGTTTCGCAGTGGGCGTGAATTTTGACTTGTTCTCTCTACTCTTCGGTTCACCCAGGCACTTACCGATTGATTGACGTACAATCCAACGATCATGTCAAAATCACTGGCTGCATTTACAAAATCCATatcattatataacgttaacgttTTAGAATCGTtaagttaaaaattgatatcttAGAATATAATGTACTCGAGAAATTAAATTGAGAAACTAATTGAAAAGCGAATAAGTGCataagaagaaaggaaagaatacAAGACCTTTTTATGGATGTAATCAAGATATGGATTCTGCGTGAAAGGCAATTAAATTAAGTACGGATAAAGCAACCTACTTTCGACATTTCAGTAACACAGTGTACAGCTTACGATTTAGGTGAAAAGCAATTAAAGTGTATATTTGTACGTCGTGCATACGAAGAGATACAAAGATGCATGCAAATAGGCCAATGATACGCAAAAAAGCAACTTCAGCTTATCGTTATTTATCACAAGTTCTTGTCTCAAATTCTTATACCATTTGCTGCTTTAAGATTTTTAAatgacaataaaaaattaataaatgaacaTAGAATAGCCTGTCGATGTGCTCCAACAGTttgtaaaatcaaaataaGCAGTTCATTGATACATATAAAGATTAAAGTCACGTTTATTGAATGCAAATAAAGTTTTAGCAACGGCGTAAAATTTGAGTCGTCGAAATACGGCGACCTACTATcggaagaaaattttcatgtGGTGCGTGGTAGAAAGCCACTTCACCTGATTTCGTTGGGACCCTATTGCTATTGAAAATACTTTGCGGAAACGACCGGATGTGAATTCTCgcgtgtataaaaataaaaagtatcaaAAGGCCGTAGCTATCGGTGACGTAAGAATTGCATCCAACCGTGCAATCAACCGCTTTTTCTCCAGGTGCTTCGTTAAAATCTCATTAACCATGAAAACACATCCATTGGTATACAAATATTGCCAATAATTATGTTCACCTTTATCTATTCTTTCTTAATTCCACTGATAGCTTTCGACATTCGTGTGGAAAAAACGTAAGGAATTTCACTTAAGAATTTCTGATTTGACGCAGCTCTGTTTCACTTTCTTGAATTGCCAGATAGGTATCGTGCTTTAACTGCAATCGATTACATATCATAGTACAATACCTGCTTCgttacgtatatacatataaattccaCGTTTAACGTAATTAGCTTTCTATTATTTCCGATTCGATTTTTACGATCTATATcctatatatcatataatacaatttgatATAGTAGAGCACGTTTGTAAAGCTTTTCGACGATGAAACATGATCCAAAATTCTATTTCGCATCCTACTTCATTAATTAAGATCTCTGTGCGTCCCGTCCATTTTACAAGATTCATTTTCGAAATGCGTGGGCGAAAGGAACGAATGGATAAAAGAAACTATTTAGCGTTCCGCGAATAAAGCCACGCGAAACAACTTATTAATGCttgaaatgaaaatggaaAGTCAGAGAGAAAAGATTTCAGCTTCAAAGTAAgccaaagaaattattttaccgTTCGCAGCACATGAAAACTTTTTCACTGTAAACATCCACGTCTTCTTCTACTAATCACAATTTCAGAAGACTACGTTTAATTTAGTTCCAAATCATCTAAATCTAAGGTAAATTGCATTTACCCATAAATGTCCCATTCTGAACATTACACTTAATTATATCATTAGGACTGCTTCACTGCATCATCCGATATAATCCGACAAAATAAAGCTAGAGTAATTCacagttatatttttataccatTACATCAAATTCATCATTTTTCGCTGTTTAAGATCACCGTTTGTGGACCAAAAATTTTGGAGAACACATCGATTTACAATGTACATCGACCAATGTCTCCCACTACCCCAAAGCGAACTCAGATATCACTTGGTGGAGGTAACTTTCAGCGAGACACGCTATATAAGAGGATGAGGAACCGGCCGGCTAAGATAAAGCTCGTGTGTTGTCAATCGTGCTGTTACTCCTCTACCTCCGTCGTTGACAGGTAAGTGGGGTAAAAAGTACGTTTCGAAAGATTTGAGAAAGGGAAGAAGTCAAAAATGTGGGATTAGtgacaaataataatagaacagTGCAAGTGTTTTCCATTGGAAATCCAATGATCTATTCTCGACTTTTCATCTGTGTATCATTgatgttcttcttttttgaaCGTGCGAATAATCATTTGGAACGATTAACGACGAATAAATAATCCGGatgatatttaacaatattcaACGTAGTAGATTCGAATACCAATGTGTATTGCAGTAGATAGGTCTAtggaaatattatgaaaaattttgcGAAATTATCGTCGTTATGCATGGCGGAGCAAAGATTATGGCACGTGCCCTGGGAACGGGAAAGGAAACCGGTTGTGCGAGGGCGATCAGGAACTGCAAGTTAGGAATTTATGAAAGATTTTAGTCGCATTAGTTGATCGATCTGTTATTACTTCGAACTATTTTATCAGTTATTCGTGATTCGTAGAATCTAGAGTAGGGTAGttcattttaaacatttgtaagcttatataatatcattttattacattatataatatttattaaaaataaaattattctttcaagACTTTTTGTAATCTTAAAATTCTGGAGCATAGAAtacgagaataaaaaattggcACTCTGAAGACCGCAGTTTTGATCTATTTTGAATCAGAAAAAAATGTCGCCACAAAAATAAAGTCTGCTCCAGATTTCTGTAAGAACACGTCCAAGTCTGAGAATTGGCTGACCAGTTACGTATGCCCTCTACTGATTATATTATACCGTCGCGTTCCTCTCGTTTGTAGTTGTCCGACAACTATCTCTTTTTTCATTATGCAATTGCTTTCTTTGATATGGTTCGAGAACCCCCCGTGGATCAGCTTCCAGTCTCAAGCATAACTTCGTTgaaaacaagaaatatttcttttaaaaaatcctaaaattaatttcgacaATAACTTGGATCGTTCCCATTTTCTcacatttattacaaattagtCACACTTATAAAAGTAAATCAATCTCAGTTAATatctattaaaaatcatatGATCCATTGTGCTGAatctacatttttaattcaaagCAGTCAACCTTGAGAAAGTTTTGCGATTTATTACAGGAGATTTCATTGAATGAAACTAATCGTTGCCATAAATACATctaagtaaaaaagaaactaaattCGCACAATTACGTTCTGAGTAATCTCTGAAAATTGCTCTAAGATAATTAAGATATGTTAATTACGTTTGATCATGTACCAGCATGCGGAGAAAGTATCTACGATTTTTCTTGATCAACGATATCGGAGAAACTgaaatagaaacgaaacaagaaaaattagTGGTGGCGATCGAATTCCTGACATCAAGTTCTATCGAATCCTCGATCGGTGTCCTTTCCAGTTGCGTACCTTGAACGATATTGTTTCGCGATCTGCATATATACACTTACACCATAACATAATTTGCAACGCTTTAGACAGATACGTTCCCATTTTTCTCCGGATAGTACCATTTTTACACGCAGACCCTCTCACTTTCACTCGAGGCTACCGATCGAAACAAGTTTGCGACTAACTCTTTAACGATAGGCCGGTTCGCGGACTTACGCCTAGTAAAGACAAGATTCTCATTAAGAGCGACATTTTTTCCATTCCCCGCGGTCGCTACTTATTGACCactttgtttctttaaatgGACTGGTCAATCAAGTAAATCACCGCAACGGAATTACGCGATGACCCGGGATCCCATACGAGAAACGGGTTGCGTAAAAGTTGTATTAAGTGAGGAAAAAGCAGGTTACATTTGATCTTTGTAACAGGCTCAGGAAACCTTTTCCAATACTCGTTTCATTCGGGTTTAccttttccaaaaaaaaaaaaaaaaaaaaaaaaaaaaaaaaaaaaaaaaaaaaaaaaaaaaaaattaaaggtTTTCACCAGTGATCTATGCAAGTAACTATTTCGctgatattatacaatttgatATCACTTATCCGGTTGTATCTGTACTGGATTGCGTTTTTAATTCAAGAGTAATGAGTATGAAACACATAACGGTTCGAAACTTTTGGTATTGTAAATGCTTTCCTGTGAAATAGCCTATTTTATAAGAAAGAGGGTATTTGTAAGAAGCAAGAGTAAAgggatatttattataatttttgtttctcagttacaatttatttggtatgttaaatataaagatCGCTTTGATTTCTCAATTTATCAATCTCCGTATCTCGATATCTTTTCGCATCTATCACATCTGTACAAGAGATTTCTCTTAACAACTGACAGATTATTACCACTGAGATGTCGGAAGATTCACTCTCGTAAGTCGAGCCtttcaaatttatcgaaaGCCCCGGATCTCTCGCGATACATCGTCATCACCGTTACGAATGAGATGTTTCCAACGAATCGTGAAACCACTATCCATGTTTTACGCACTTAGAAAGTAAGGTGCTTTCCACGACCATTATCGGTAGAAGTGTAAACGGATGTATTTCTTTCAAGACAAACAATAGGCTGTCACCAAAAAATCGATAAGTTTAACGAACTCTTCCTACGTTTgataaatactataaatattgataatttcgttaaagtatatttatgtAGAAAGTAACTAGTTTCGTTTCCTTTGAACAAGTATACTTATACGtttacatgtatgtatgtaaatgtatttatCGATTAGGTTATTTTACTACATTTCTCGCGAATATTTTAGGTCATCGACATGCATGATTTCAGTACATTTACAGACGGTCAGCTGCGAATGAATCTGCTAAAAAGTTAACAGATATGTACCACTTTTCTAACCAATGATTTATTCTCCTATCTCTCCTTCAACCATTTCTCATTTCTAATACATCCATACCTGCGGGTGAAATTGTAATGatatatttgattattaaaCACTGGAAGACTGCCGCTACTAATGTCGTTATTAATCAATTcaaatgtaaaaagaattacGTAAAAGATGTTGAAAAATAATCAGTCGCACGCGATGCGATTACAAGGTAATAAATGAGatcgattaatttataaatgatgataataatttcGTGTGAGATGAACATCAGCTTTACGTAAATCTAATGAAATATCGCTGCTTTTCACTTCGGCTCGGCTATGGCGCTTTATGGAGGGCATCAAGAAGCAAGGTCGCTTTCCCTTGCATATGTCCGCAGCAAATGGGATAAATTTTCTCTCTGTACtacatatcgaaaaatatatcacaCGCGTCATCCTGAAGAGTGAAAAATTGACGTGGATCACTTAACGGAACTCTCACGATTTCCATTTGTAGAATGTATTGGCTGTGTCTAGCGGCATTAGCTGCAACTGCAGCAGCACAGGGATCTTACGATCTAGAACCAAGAGTGCCTTATCCCGGCAAATCATCCAGTTTAGGGCCACTCTATTCGTCTGGCCTTAGCGCTGGTCAAGGTTTCCGCGATAACAGCTACGAGGATAACATTGTAACACCTACTCCTTCTCCGACGCCTGCCTTCAGAAATCCCAGCAGTCAACCACctgtaagtaataaaattataatttattcacgATGCATTAGGTTTTGTACATATGAAAATTacaggagaaaaatattataagtaCAAATAGCTCTTACTTATCTTCATAATGAATCTTCATATGAAACGAGGACATGTAGAAATTTGAGAATTTTGTTATGAATTGTCAAACTTTTAAAGATACCAATCCTGAAGATAAAGAACTGCGATGACTATtccgaaataataatttttgaaaatggtATTAGAAACATTCTGTCAGTAGTGAGTAATAATAAAAGGTGgaagtatatattttctttttttttcttttttttttagagaaaCTAGATATTTCTGATGTTATGACAACGATTGTTActtttatctaattataaacatgtataaaattaaaattattacttgCAACGAAAACAgttacgtcatataatattgcgcctgTCGCTACATGTTGCGTAACAACTTACGTAAAAATAAGTTACTTTCAATTGCTTTAACGTATCGACTCGCGTACCTTTATATATTACCATGCATAACCGCGTAAAAAAACGCATACTTTCATGAATGATCCAAGAAGCACAAGATGAGTTTGATTGCTcttgaatataaatacagGTACTTTTCATTTGCGAGCATTAT from the Bombus fervidus isolate BK054 chromosome 12, iyBomFerv1, whole genome shotgun sequence genome contains:
- the Polr3e gene encoding RNA polymerase III subunit E; protein product: MCSTSKMENESDPVVKEIPVFLSKTLADKLFIFQYPVRPSGEGYDNTTFLKTSIKPENQEVRIEVAIDTHSVNYDQSKGEQIAINADGDTNIDQEDDEKTFDNNLMDKTVLQSSRALPNCSNYGIGIFQDGELHITPLKGIIQLRPEFNYLDKGDKRVRDDAKNMGEDYEEEEEGPKQVNVTFARQKPEFMKKMQEQSFQHHTKKSLEERWIHTNYVPVNGAQAELTRLEMFCSATDETVNTLNISTEQYIDLLAPRIKDESKSDIANPTTSLNYIRTLPLLDQVKTLMKDAKVISFAQLRLILSPDQETTAILKYLQQVAVLVQGNWVVSSELLYPKDSISSHNGIPAELMCRARDYVLLSFTEHEFLNRKTISSVIKLPPDEIKEIFTNLAVHEPKKGWHLVIPPTKEFIERYPEIAQRQEMFWEAKRKHLREAMEVHNQIPQRQRRKSNRESVGSENEERNVGRGRKTLRDSSMSDNDSVMEPVKHKKTIRSRKASETT